The proteins below are encoded in one region of Triticum aestivum cultivar Chinese Spring chromosome 1B, IWGSC CS RefSeq v2.1, whole genome shotgun sequence:
- the LOC123092017 gene encoding protein BRANCHLESS TRICHOME has protein sequence MAIALAQTSRANLGLGLNHGAVVASPSWKLYHNPHYLSPRGDSSGPSRRSPSRPEHRRPMIVANFDEDGGGGMEQQLGYGDGGLTSVSDLLARVEELAAELEFERRMRRKVEALNEVLAAELAEERRRVEAERARMREELDEERRMLRVAELWREERVRMKLADARAAVEEKLREVANAGHRAADATAAAEGCSCRSGSPIGGKVSLASVGQQSPASSQHGQQSPASGQHSQSHRREVTGGENPHIRRGIKGSVEFPRAVRVRPRGEERVDLVSNIECQRAQLRVLMRHRNPAAAGMPGLVGAAPDNFVV, from the coding sequence ATGGCGATAGCGCTAGCGCAAACAAGCCGCGCGAATCTGGGCCTCGGCCTCAATCATGGCGCTGTAGTGGCCTCACCTTCTTGGAAGCTTTACCACAACCCTCACTACTTGTCACCTCGCGGCGACTCTTCCGGCCCCTCTCGCAGATCCCCTTCTCGCCCAGAGCACCGCAGACCTATGATCGTGGCGAATTTcgacgaagacggcggcggcggcatggagcaGCAGCTGGGGTACGGCGACGGTGGCCTGACGTCGGTGTCGGATCTCCTGGCGCGGGTCGAGGAGCTCGCGGCGGAGCTTGAGTTCGAGAGGCGCATGCGGCGCAAGGTTGAGGCGCTCAACGAGGTgctcgccgcggagctcgccgagGAGCGGCGCCGGGTCGAGGCGGAGCGCGCGAGGATGCGTGAggagctcgacgaggagcggcggaTGCTGCGCGTCGCGGAGCTGTGGCGGGAGGAGAGGGTGCGGATGAAGCTCGCCGACGCCCGGGCCGCCGTCGAGGAGAAGCTGCGGGAGGTCGCCAACGCCGGGCACCGTGCTGCCGATGCCACCGCCGCTGCCGAAGGCTGCAGCTGCAGGAGCGGCAGCCCGATCGGCGGCAAGGTAAGCCTGGCGAGTGTTGGGCAGCAAAGCCCAGCGAGCAGTCAGCACGGCCAACAAAGCCCGGCGAGCGGTCAGCACTCCCAATCGCACCGGCGAGAAGTCACTGGCGGCGAGAACCCTCACATCAGGAGGGGGATCAAGGGGTCCGTGGAGTTCCCGAGGGCTGTCCGTGTGCGGCCGCGCGGCGAGGAGCGCGTGGATCTGGTGTCCAACATCGAGTGCCAACGGGCGCAGCTGCGCGTCCTCATGCGGCACAGGAATCCGGCCGCCGCCGGCATGCCGGGCCTCGTCGGCGCGGCGCCAGACAACTTCGTCGTGTAA